The window tctcggttggaagtggaggttgcttaccatcagagcaacccctcttgtcttaaAATTTGAAATGTCTCCCCCGAGTTTGAAGACTTAAAACTTGGGATGAGCTAACATTAAGAATTTGAATCAACAAAATTAAACTACTatctttaattgtgaaataaatAATTACGTCTTTCAGTTAACTAATTAGCaaaagaattttatttaattcttttcaaaattcattatacaaataaaattatttGTCAAGTTGAGAAAACTCTTAGAGAATATTGAGAAAAATCGATTATAGTGTAGTATACTAAGAGTCAAATTGATTAATTTGAAGCAATTAGGATAAAATAGTATAagataaatatattataaatgaattattattttttatttgcatTTAGTCCAATAAATGATAATATCTCATTATATTATTTGTTATATTAAGTTATTCGCAGTAAAATATTAACTTAACATTAATACTCATTTTTACACTTTACATTATCACTATCAATTTTTTTAAGGTGCATGGCCAATCTTTTCATTCCCAATCTTTAAAAgactaaaatatttaattttttagtttgtgtTGTCTGATAAATATTCAGAAAATCATacgaaaagtatttttttttttaggtCATATGAATTTTCACAAAATATTTCGACATAAGTCCCCTTAAATGACAGAATATTTCGACACAATTCCCCTTAAATGACAAAATATTTCGACATAAGTAAAATCACACTTTCTGTTTAATTAAAGGTTAGATGCAATAAGTCAAATATCATAGGAACTAAAGCTAgataaaataataactcatacatcaacatttttatttttcctataAAATATACGGTCACGTGCATGTCTAtatgattttaatttttaactaCTCTACTATTAGTATATGATTGTAGTAAGCTAACTtgtctctctcttttcttttcttttcttttcttttcttttttctttttttatttttagttttcaaAAATAACATTAGCAACACATTGAAAATATGGATATTTCATGTGCActtttttttttgtctatttaaaaaagaataatattttttttatttgaaaataatttaatgtaGAACTTCTCATTTTATTCCTAATGATATGTTCTTATAATCACAAAAACATTATAATGTGCTTAGAATCATaaactttttaaacaactttattTATAATGTACTTTGTATCTAGTCAAACATTATCACAAAAGACGAAACGAAAAACATAATAAATTACATTAATCAATCTTTATATCGATCTTTGTTGATGCCATCCAAACTTGATAATATATGGAGGTAAATAAGGCAACTTCTATCGGAAAAGCATTGACTAAATTACCTAATATCAGCCTTTTATTTGTTTCATAAAGAAAAAAGCTTTATTTACTTTTCCACTTTGTGCCGAACTCTTTTTCGAATTTTCACTATCTATTCTCTTTTTAGTGTTCTTAAAAAGCTAGACTTTCAATTAAATATGATATATTTGACAATCCAATCTCAGCCTTGACTATGATGATTATTGTTCCAATGAATCCAGCCTGGAGGAAGTCATAGTTTAGTATGGTTTTTAGTCTAAGATAGTTAGTTAATGGTAATGTTGTATCTTACTATCTCACTTTTCACTGCAGACCTTTTTATTAGCTTTGCATTTTTTTTCTACATTTCATattgttcttatttttcttacGATTTATGTGgattactaatattgtctccttttgtctttttgttttcttgagctgagggtctttcAGAAACAACCTTTCTACTCCTTCatagtaggggtaaggtctgcatacacactaccctcctcagatccCATTAGAGGGATTttacttggttgttgttgttgttgtttttgtttatAGAACTAAATCAAAGGTAAACATGTTGGAGTTGGTGAAGTAGCTAGTTTATTTGCTATATCACAAGGTAAACTTGGACCCCCGAATCTATTACGCATATGtataaaatgaattttttaatacaaatacaaatGCCAAAGTTACTAAATTTTATCGAACCCTTAACTTCTTTTGTGACTTCACCCTGAACACGGCTATGGCAAAAGTGACATTAGGTAAATAAAATTTAACCCCTTCATCAAGAGTGACAATATATACTCAGTCTAGTTATCCTGACTCATCTCATTTGTAAATGTACAGTCTGAGATTTTTATGAACTAGCCTCTCAGTCATTTACTTCTACAATGTTAACATGAAGTAACACAGAAAGTCTACTATGCCTGAGTGAGGATGGATATTTCAGCGCACTCTATGTCTATGTcagtatcaaaacaataaatgCAGTCATGTATTACTTAAACAAACTTTTTTCACTTAATTGGTGCCATTTTCGAAATCCAATATGTTGTTACATAACGAAGCCAATAAAAAAGGCAAAGAAATTTAGCTATTACCGGTCTCTTGATAGTGTGTCTAGggtatcccccccccccccttttttaaCATATGTGATTAGAATAATTTGTAGATATATATATGTCAACCAGAAAACTTGAAATCGAAAAGTGTTTTTTCTGTTTCCCAGGGTGACGACAATATCAGCGCTATATCAACAAGGAGATAGTTGTCGAAGTCAATCATGAAAAACCATAAGCTATAAGGCTCACCAAGAAAAAATGTTTTCATTAAGATCAGAAACTTCATAACCTATTACTAGTTGACTTCCAACTTGGAAACGtcatactatgattatgaaacCTGCATGTCTTCATTCTTCACCATTGTACACTCGCATGTGCAAACACATATCGTGTATTTATTGATTCCGTATAAGCATCGAGTGCAGGTAAACTTTTTCTAACCTGAGGTGTTCATTCAGGTGCTAGTTCTCAATTCCCGGTTAGAGTGGCCAACATGGCTCATAAACGGCGCGTACAAAGCTTACCAAATTGTCGTTTGAGTCCCATTCCCTATTCGCTCTGGTGTTTGACAAAACCGGTGACCAGTaattgtaaaaatagcacgggctagccagttttcggactggtcattcaaaaatagccggtgtttgcaaagtcattaaaataTAGTGCTGcaacacagaaagttccagcataatatactggagatcgatgCACCTGTGTataacttccagcatattatgctagaactccaacacgcggaaagttccagtatattatgttggaccggtatattatactggaactccaatataatatactagagttccaatatacttatgttggaacttatactggagtattttttcggattttgaacagtgttttcgtttagatttatctttacatgaaaaatggttaaatttccattacttttgaaactgtggctatttttgaatgaccacttgtaaatctgactatttttgaatttctcccccaGTAATTGGCTTTCTGCAAAATTAGAATGTCCCAGCTATACCATCAAAAAACTTACTCATTTTCACCATTACAAATGCAACAATGGAGTGTTCAAGcaagtgaagaaaaatgatgctGAGAATCTACTAGCTGAATAAATCAACATATAACAACCACACAGCCCAAGTAAAGAACATGAATATTACAAAAGGGTGGGGGGGAAGAGGAACAGATATAATCTCTTTCCAGGTAACACTTTAATACTTTATGCGGGATTATCCGAGACTTCGAGCTTCTGTCAGTCTATAAATCACGCTTCGTCTAACAAATACCCCtctaataaatatatatactgcaCACGGTGATAAATCCCATGGATTTACCCCTTAAATCGGACAACAATGCATGAGATATCATCTTTACTTTCTCTGATCAGTGCTTCGATCGCTAACTGCTTGGCTGCCTTCTGTGGGTCCTTGACTTTCCTCACAATGTCAACTGCCTCTTGATTAGACATTACCTGAAGAATCCGAAATCAGAAGCAAGAAAACAAGAAGTTGCACCAGAGTGCCAGAATGGGAAGGGAATAGGGAGAATGTTGGAGCAAACCGCACCTTCCATAGACCATCGCTTGCAAGTATGAGGAGATCTGTATCCCCATCGACATCAGCATTTGTTACATCAGGATCAGAGCTCAGGTGCGATTTCAGATTCTTGTCCCCAAAAGCGCGAGATACAGCTAGTTGGCCGTTCACTCTAGCAACATCTCCTGAGATTATAcagagtatatatataataagcaGGTCATTAACAATCTCCAAATACAACAATACTTGAGACACCTTTTAAGTCTAGATCAAATCCGTTTAGTTTGGATGTAAGGCACCCCGAAGGACTCTTGTGGTTTCTAACTCTAGCTACGAGTAGATTTTTAAACAAAGATATTAGATCActatcttctttctttcttttttctccctTTCACCACAAAGCACAAGTGAACCAGCAACAGTGAAATGAGATATTTTAGATCAGAACATCATATCAGATAAACGAAAAAGGATAGTTGACACATGGTTAAGttctaccaaaaaaaaaaaaagaacgacTGACCAGCTTATGCAACTATAAAAAGGAAGTCTATCGAtcaaaaagaatatttttggTGAGCCACAAGCGGTAGATATCAAATCATTAATCAGAACAAGCACCTGGTGTTATAAAGGTTGTAAAAACGAGAGGAAAAGACTTTCTCAAGAATTTGAAGGAAAGGGCAGTTGTCTCATTTAATGGTCTTCGGCACCTCACCTCATCTGCTAGCTTCTTTGAGGTTAAGTTAGGTCCAATGTCCATTTCTTTTTACATGGTATCAGAAGATCTTAAATATTTCAAGCCTTCTCCCATTTTTCTAATCTTTTTGATAGCCTCTAAACCACATGTCTAGTGAAGAGAAGCAAATGTGGGGCTTTCTGATTAATTAAatcattcttcttcttattctttttttattgATAAGGACCACTCGCCGAGACCCCCTCAGGAACAACAGTAGTGATTGGTGATTCTAACTCTCAACCTCCTGGTTagaggtggagattccttccaCGAGGCCAACACTCTCTTGTCATtccaattaattaaaaaatttaaactcCTTTCCACCACCTTCTGCTTCAAGCACTGCAGTTGGAATATTTCTTCTTGGAAGAAAACTTATTGCAATTAGTCGGATGTGGTTCTTCTGCTCTTGTTAGTAAAGAACTTCTGCTCTATTCACTATTAGTTCCTCAATCCATGTCAAAGATAGTCTCAGATCCTTCGTGCACTAACACATAATAAACCACCTAAAAAATTTGACAATCAAAGTCTGTAGCCCGCTTCCGCACTCCAACACTCAAAGGACAGGCAGAtccattttttttaatcaaacacAATGTTTGCAAATGAACTTCACAGTGTACAACCTACAGAACCTATTAAAAGAATTTTTCTGTAAAAAAACCTACTAATCATTCTCTAGAATAAAAACATCAACCACCAATTATTTCATCTAATTTATTTCCCAATTACCTAActtgtgcaaaaaaaaaaaaaatcatgtttgTTCGACACAAATTCATGTCACTGGCTCATCTTCACAAATAGTTTTGATCATGGTATATTCATCAGGTAATGTAACCAAACCAGACATGTGGATGTTGAAAATGCAAATGTAGTTTCCACAATCAACACATAGTCCACACACCCACAAAGAGCACAGAAAAATCGGCTTTAACCCGACACCTCACACTCAAGAAGTAGACACTTCCATTTTGAAACTGGTGTCTTTACTTTGGTGGTGCTTGGTGAGGGGTGGAGAAAACTGGAAGGAGTGAAAGAAGGCTTCAAACTTGGTCGTCAAATTCGGCAGGGAGAGTCCTTCCTAGCTAGAGATCTTGACCCAAATAGAGACTTCATTAACGGGCTGTAAACAACTATTTCTAAATTGTGGTAAATGGACTTCGGCAAACATCTATCGTTAACACACTTCTATGTTTTTATTAGCTCGTATAATGTTTGGAGAAACAGTGCATCAAAGAAAGCTTAACATGCAATTCACAGTCCAACTCATGAAGCATTTTTCATTTACTCTGCAGAAAAAATTGTTATTATCCAGAATCCAGTTCTCCTGTCCCTTTACCCTTTACCCTTTACTCGGTTAGTCCTTGAGCACAGCTGCCATTTCCTCTGCTTTTTGTCCCAGAAAGATTGGGTTCAGTTAGTCCAACTAATAAGATTGTCTATTCCTCCTCTTCTAACAAAACCGTATGAAGTGTTTTTTATCATCAGAAATATTCACGTTCAAAAGTGAGTTAATAGCAGGTAAATTCTCAAACATCATCCTAActacaattattaaagcaattttcAGGAAAAACCCCAAACAGTTTGCATTACATTTGTAGAACTCTGACTTTTCCACATTAACCTCGAAAACACTAGCAAATATCTGCAATCACATAAAACCACAAAATTTGGACTCCTAATCCTGAGCCCTAACAACGTAAGATGAAGTATCACATAAATTAGGTGTAAGATATTAAACTAGATATCATTGGTTTTATTAGAAGCATATAATTGGCACTAATCCACTCAGGTCTCTGTTTCGAGCCCCTAAGAATGGAGAATTTCCTAGTAGGGAGCGTTTCACCCTTAAATGGGCCTTAGGGCACGAATCTGGATTAGTCAGTCCAGTGGATTCCGGAATAACAGAAAGTTAAACCCCCCCAAAAAAAGGAAATCTTATTACAAAAAAAATGGTATTAtctattttattaagaaaaagtGAAGAGGGACCATACAGGCCTATGACTAAGGTACTATATATGTATGAACCAAGTTAGGACGACTTAAAGAACTAATTGATACAAGCCATTTTCAATTTGTACTAAAAGATACATTGAATAGAGAAAACAACAACACTATTATATCCACAGGAGCAAATCATGTCAGCActtataaaaggaaaagaaaaacacagCATATGAGAAGCACCTGGCATGTTGGAGACAAAACCACCTCTGTTTTCAATGTCGCCTCGCTCAGTGTTTGGTTCATGATCAATTGATAGCTGGATGGCCTGACCCCTCCTAGAAAGTACTGCTCTGGAATCTCCAACATTTGCTACCCATAACTTACGACCATTTATAAGAATTGCAGTCACAGCAGTAGAGCCACCTCTTCCAAGATCAGGACTGTGTGAAAGAATAGCTTGATCTGTTCTCTCATATGCTTTTAAGATTGCCCTATGAGGGTCATTCCGAAAATCCTCCTAGAAGTTTTAAATGTAAAAGGTGAGAGAAACTCAAAGCAAACCGCCCACCCACCCACCACCCACCCCCTAACACCCAAAAGTAAAACAATAACCCCAACATTTtatttgaaagtaaagaaataaagCTGCCCAAGATTAAATTATCACGCATTTGATGCATTTAATGTCAAAAGTAACGCATTAGGATTTTGTTCTTGGCATGACACCCTTATTCTGAGTTGATCTCTAAACAAAACTTTAGCTTCTGCGATTGTTCCATGACCAATTTTGAGCTGAATGATCTAGCTAGAGCACCAATAgcatttttcaataaaaaccACCATATGCAAGGTATAGAAAGGGGAGAAATAGGAAGCATGTTTAGACTATGTTTGAATGAAAATCGACGACATAGCCATCATTGTATGCCCCAAGTAAATTATCTTACTTAAAACACAGATAACACAACGAGCCAAGCAATTCTCACAAATCGTAGAAGTTTATTTTTGCTGATCTACCTAAAACCACAATTTACCTCATTTAAGATATTGGAAAACAAATGCTTCTGTAAATAGGCAGGAACACTATCTCCCAAATGGCCATCATAAATAGCAAAAAGTCCTAGTTCACGCCCTTGCAACTGGACGAACTTAGCAACATGGAAATCCTCCATGGGATGACTAGCTTTCCCCTTAACCAGGCTGAAACCATACTTTGTAGGCCCTTGATTGCTTCTTCCTTTTCCCGAACTACATAATGACCGTCCTCCTGCAAGCTAAACGCAAAATGATACATCAGCTTTCTGAACCCAGCCAAATATGTAATGCAGACAAACCATAAATTGAGACTGAACAATCACCCCACCAAAATTTACTATAACAACTAAATTCCAGATGATATGGAAGTAAAATTCTTGAAGTCATTAATCAGGCTTTCTTAGAAAGAGGACCAACAGAACACCAATCATGAAAAATGTCAATAGTAATTCCTGCAGCGGGAGAGGGGTAAAGTTGTAATACTACATGTACCAACAAAACCAGAGGATAGAATGCTAAATATCAGAGAATTACTCCCCATCAAATACGCTCTCATTGCGGAAATTTCATCAAAAACACTATATGCAGGTAGGACAAACAGACGAAGCCAGAACTTTAGGAGGCCAACTGAGAAGAAAATAAACAGATTAAGGTTCCCAAGGGCTTCTAGAAACATGTGTTCTACGAAGGGCCAAAGGTCAGTCGTTCAAAGATggttaatctatatctatattattataaaagcacgaatataaTGTTAGTAGACAAAAATAGCCTTAATTACATCAAGCTTTCCATTAAATCAATAGGTTATATTGGTTAAAAAACATATTGAGATAAATATGGAGTTTTAAATAAATACGTACTCTAAATATGGtcttctttcattgttgaaaccAAATTGTAAACATCATCCAAAAACTTAAATGAGTCCAATTAATTGCAGCACTTCATTCAAAAAAAGGAGACGAAAATATTCTATATGATGTTGAATCACAATAATGTCATAACTAATGTGAAATATATAAACAACGAAAAAAGTAAGCAAACAAGTAATTTAATTTATTGGAACTATACATTGAACCCTAAATTATACAAGGATTAATATTTCGGATAACTAATATTTAGGAGTTAGGACTTTGAAACTAAATTTGTAGCCTATCTTATTCATACAAGGCTTACTTAGTATTAAAAGCGCCTTTATTCTTGAATTCAGAAGCgtcatattttctgatattttttttgggggggaggggtTTACATGTAGATTTTTATGGAGTTGATTTCTTTAAATAtcactcaaaattgtgcaagaAAGTCAGTTTCTTTGTTTTGTAGCAGCTCTAAGCTCCTGATGTGGCAATTCCTTTTGAATCcaaagtttaaacataaaaagtCATATTGTAATCGTTTTACTAACTCGCTCCAGTGACTCGACCTACTAGGCTTTATTAAATTTTACATAAGAGAGCCCGCATTCTCATCTAGGGTTTATTTTGGCTTTTTTACTATCTATTGTTTGAATTAAAGAACGACATGTGGGGTTAGagtttattttaaattccttgatttttcttctcGATCCACTATCAAATTTCATCTTCAAAAATAAAGATTCGGACTAGACTGAGAAAAAGCACAAAATCACCTAAAAGGAGAAAAGGAGAGGAAGCCAttgttactttattttatcaaaataaGGCTCTGTCATGTAAAAATAAAAGCTAGTGGGTTTGACATTAGAGCATGTCAGCAAAATGGTTAATAGTTGGCTTTTTATGTTTTAAACTTTGGCTTAAAACGCTACCATAAGAGCTAAAGCCACCTGAAAATTTCAGGCAAAAATATCACTTAAATATGCTGCGTGACTTTGTAggtgaaaaagtaaaaatatactTCCTCCGTCTCCATTTATGTGACATTTTTCGCTTATCGAAATTCAAATTTCTTAATTTTGACCTTGAATTTGAacataaaatctttaaaattttggaaataaaacttatatatttggaaagtacataaaaagtactataagtcacaataattaacAACTCAAAATATTTAAAGGCATATAAAAGAATCTCGGTCAACGAAGAATTGGTTTGACTCTTGAAATCCGTACACTTTACATAATGGGACAGCGGGAGTAGTTATTTTTCtatttcaaaataaagaaaagcgaCTTTATAAGTGAAATAGCAAAATAGAGTAACTTTTCAATTACAAACCAAAGAAAAGTGACTTTCTTACATAATTTTCATTAGTTGAATGACCGTATGAAAAGTCAACTCAATATTTATGCTACGGTAAGGCGTTTGCACGAACTCATAAAAATAATTCCGTGCAAGAATCAACAAAAGCAAATTGCTATACAATTCTGTAAGTTACTATCCAATCCATATGCTTCCTCCTTATTTTAAGTAGTGAAGTTTTGAATCggtaaaaaaatttgaatt of the Nicotiana tabacum cultivar K326 chromosome 7, ASM71507v2, whole genome shotgun sequence genome contains:
- the LOC107820453 gene encoding putative protein phosphatase 2C 10, whose product is MGNLCCFNSLFSQLAGGRSLCSSGKGRSNQGPTKYGFSLVKGKASHPMEDFHVAKFVQLQGRELGLFAIYDGHLGDSVPAYLQKHLFSNILNEEDFRNDPHRAILKAYERTDQAILSHSPDLGRGGSTAVTAILINGRKLWVANVGDSRAVLSRRGQAIQLSIDHEPNTERGDIENRGGFVSNMPGDVARVNGQLAVSRAFGDKNLKSHLSSDPDVTNADVDGDTDLLILASDGLWKVMSNQEAVDIVRKVKDPQKAAKQLAIEALIRESKDDISCIVVRFKG